A single genomic interval of Mycolicibacterium alvei harbors:
- a CDS encoding DUF6927 domain-containing protein: protein MGSISYPIPAGSSARAEVAKYVRQGSSSVIASNYAPGDGGEWGGVYFAAHRESSGQVWASITLFGQHRGDVHIKAMSETMRPTAVGCGPRVLRALTEPAESEDARLWRQEAHRYQQKRRDALAARGHAIVLAQPVTLTNGMVLDTVVVDSLRCWSANDDRLRIRPQWDWFMRDWQQSP, encoded by the coding sequence GTGGGATCTATCAGTTACCCGATACCGGCCGGCAGCTCTGCCCGCGCAGAAGTCGCCAAGTATGTGCGGCAAGGAAGCTCTTCGGTGATCGCCTCGAACTACGCACCGGGGGACGGTGGGGAATGGGGCGGCGTCTATTTCGCCGCCCACCGCGAAAGCAGCGGGCAGGTCTGGGCCTCCATCACGCTATTCGGCCAGCACCGAGGCGATGTCCACATCAAGGCGATGTCCGAAACGATGCGACCAACAGCGGTGGGTTGCGGACCTCGAGTACTACGGGCGCTGACCGAACCGGCGGAAAGTGAGGACGCCCGGTTGTGGAGGCAAGAGGCCCACCGGTATCAGCAGAAACGCCGCGACGCCCTGGCCGCCCGGGGCCACGCCATCGTTCTGGCTCAGCCGGTAACCCTCACCAACGGCATGGTCCTTGACACCGTTGTCGTTGACAGCCTGCGATGCTGGTCAGCCAACGATGACCGTCTGCGCATCCGCCCACAGTGGGACTGGTTCATGCGCGACTGGCAACAAAGCCCGTAA
- a CDS encoding Imm61 family immunity protein — MSVAPLLSAQCVGWARAAGYSHVVDDSAATTVLSSHSGRYFLRLRSRGRVEISEADDDPDDRTGSQERTIVFAADVGVAERCLYGLCGDDLRDDVGLPYLDLPFAEEDLAGGFDLTEVSGTYRLLRHVTFGVRAAAPDSAAGMATLVPLSHLLSISEDDVRRSFLSETGAPLLDASGRYGPR; from the coding sequence ATGTCGGTCGCGCCGCTGCTCAGTGCTCAGTGTGTGGGTTGGGCCCGGGCCGCTGGCTACTCGCACGTGGTTGATGACAGTGCCGCAACCACGGTGCTCAGTTCTCACTCGGGCCGCTATTTCTTGCGCCTTCGTAGTCGCGGCCGGGTCGAGATCAGTGAAGCCGACGACGACCCTGACGATCGGACGGGTTCGCAGGAACGCACCATCGTGTTCGCCGCAGACGTTGGTGTTGCGGAACGATGTCTGTACGGGCTGTGCGGTGATGACCTGCGCGACGACGTGGGACTGCCCTATCTCGACTTGCCGTTCGCTGAAGAGGACCTGGCAGGCGGGTTCGACCTCACCGAGGTGTCGGGAACGTATCGACTCTTACGGCACGTGACATTCGGTGTCCGGGCCGCCGCGCCCGATTCGGCCGCCGGGATGGCGACATTGGTGCCGCTGTCGCATCTCCTGTCGATCAGCGAGGACGATGTGCGGCGCAGCTTTTTGTCCGAGACTGGCGCACCGCTTCTCGACGCCTCAGGACGCTACGGACCGCGGTGA
- a CDS encoding IS110 family RNA-guided transposase, translating into MFVIGIDAHKASHTLVAVDATGRRQAEKTVDATDSGHFKALRWVRGRYPTDELTWAIEDVRHVSGRLERFLLESGERCVRVPTRLMARARHETSRTPGKSDPLDALSVARAYLREPNLPVACHDEVSRELKLLVDYRESLVMQRTAIWNRLLWRIHELDPERKVGPLDAVRHREPVQRWLATLPGIVADLASVELEDIARLTTDIRGWERRIDERVCGIAPNLLAMPGVGTLTAARIIGETAVVTRFAGSEAAFARFAGVAPAPRWSGSTAGQMRRSKVGNRRLNSAVHRVAVTQLRLAGPGREYFDKKVAEGHSRSMALRCLKRRVCRVVFTRLNADHRRRYPNGGPPETWAAQRKAAAAPDVHDGSPD; encoded by the coding sequence ATGTTCGTCATAGGAATCGATGCGCACAAAGCCAGTCACACTCTGGTAGCTGTGGACGCCACGGGGCGCCGGCAAGCCGAAAAGACTGTAGATGCAACTGATTCCGGCCATTTCAAGGCCCTTCGATGGGTACGCGGCCGGTACCCGACCGACGAGCTCACTTGGGCAATAGAGGATGTGCGGCACGTGTCGGGACGGCTCGAACGATTCCTTCTCGAATCGGGGGAGCGATGTGTGCGCGTGCCGACAAGGCTCATGGCGCGCGCTCGTCACGAAACATCAAGAACCCCAGGTAAATCGGATCCTCTGGACGCACTTTCTGTGGCGCGGGCCTATCTACGCGAACCTAACCTTCCGGTGGCGTGCCACGACGAGGTGTCGCGAGAACTCAAGCTGCTCGTCGACTACCGCGAGAGTCTCGTCATGCAGCGCACCGCGATCTGGAACCGGCTCTTATGGCGGATCCACGAACTCGACCCCGAGCGGAAAGTTGGCCCGCTAGATGCGGTCCGCCATCGAGAACCGGTGCAACGATGGCTGGCCACGCTCCCGGGCATCGTGGCCGATTTGGCCAGCGTGGAACTCGAAGACATTGCACGTCTGACGACCGACATCCGGGGATGGGAGCGGCGCATTGATGAGCGAGTGTGCGGCATTGCCCCCAACCTGCTCGCCATGCCGGGTGTGGGCACACTGACCGCCGCGCGAATCATCGGCGAGACGGCAGTGGTCACCCGATTCGCAGGCAGCGAAGCGGCGTTCGCCAGGTTCGCCGGCGTCGCACCGGCACCACGCTGGTCAGGCTCGACTGCAGGACAGATGCGGCGGTCGAAAGTTGGAAATCGGAGGCTCAACTCCGCCGTCCACCGGGTAGCTGTCACCCAGCTAAGGCTGGCCGGTCCAGGTAGAGAGTACTTCGACAAAAAAGTGGCAGAAGGGCATTCGCGATCAATGGCGTTGAGGTGCCTCAAACGCCGTGTTTGCCGGGTGGTATTCACGAGGCTCAATGCGGATCACCGCAGGCGTTACCCGAACGGCGGCCCACCCGAGACCTGGGCGGCTCAACGGAAGGCCGCGGCGGCGCCTGATGTGCACGATGGTTCTCCTGACTAG
- a CDS encoding ESX-1 secretion-associated protein, which produces MSDQLRVDPAELITAAASHRQRGQQWQTVARTPPNDPDALSAAWGPIAHATTQQLRVFNEQRAANAEAIAGEHDNLADKLTDAAHRYTATDERGASEVTDSSDRDRGEGGDRRDPSIQALDTPSHDKPYTGPDKITLGDPAPTSELPGAGYWVVDKTQAYPTDQVPPGLTPGPKTPTTMPDQIRTGPYTGQMSMGQPDAATTGFDYEHNYHFRIAGIEPTDTTKMVQIGDSWYPGTWNRYAYEVQDLNRIVGIGDLGAISEIPSASAWTPISHSEIRQLSHQFPTNTFYLPDGCGSNLQLVDTNIRNTPFQGPVVPIIRMGR; this is translated from the coding sequence ATGTCGGATCAGTTGCGGGTCGACCCCGCCGAACTCATCACCGCCGCCGCATCGCACCGCCAGCGTGGCCAGCAGTGGCAGACCGTCGCCCGAACCCCTCCCAACGATCCCGACGCCCTGTCGGCAGCCTGGGGGCCAATCGCACACGCCACCACCCAGCAGCTGCGTGTGTTCAACGAGCAGCGCGCCGCCAATGCCGAGGCAATCGCCGGCGAGCACGACAACCTGGCCGACAAGCTCACCGATGCTGCCCACCGCTACACCGCCACAGACGAGCGCGGCGCGTCCGAAGTGACCGATAGCAGCGACCGCGACCGCGGCGAAGGTGGTGATCGCAGGGATCCCTCCATCCAGGCGCTCGACACACCCAGCCATGACAAGCCCTACACCGGGCCTGACAAGATCACACTGGGCGATCCGGCGCCAACCAGCGAACTTCCCGGGGCCGGCTACTGGGTGGTCGACAAGACGCAGGCTTACCCCACCGATCAGGTACCGCCGGGTTTGACGCCGGGACCCAAGACGCCCACGACCATGCCTGATCAGATCCGAACCGGTCCGTACACGGGACAGATGTCGATGGGCCAGCCAGATGCTGCGACCACTGGCTTCGACTACGAGCACAACTACCACTTCCGCATCGCCGGCATCGAACCGACCGACACCACCAAGATGGTGCAGATCGGCGACAGCTGGTATCCGGGCACGTGGAACCGCTACGCCTATGAGGTGCAAGACCTCAACCGCATCGTTGGCATCGGTGATCTTGGCGCTATCTCTGAGATTCCGTCGGCGTCAGCATGGACCCCCATCTCGCACAGCGAGATCCGCCAGTTATCGCATCAGTTCCCGACCAACACCTTCTACTTGCCTGACGGATGCGGATCGAACCTACAGCTGGTCGACACCAACATCCGCAACACCCCATTCCAGGGGCCGGTCGTGCCGATCATCCGCATGGGCCGGTAG
- a CDS encoding sensor domain-containing protein, with amino-acid sequence MPVPRAWLPIVAAATALLVAGCTTIAAGTAISTTAPPTHAQLDQIMLPINELKAIVGARNMALTSRSTTLDNNFWWVREPKCVGALYPAEMRVYRFTNWREIRTEVAQDADSDHQHWVQQAAVRHASEDDAQSTRRIFTKWWGQCAGSAVSIGTSAGGNTSDRTWNIGALDTEGDNVISQTSTRAGTDGWTCQHALAAVSTVVLESKVCGYQVRDQAVTIVNRLSANAR; translated from the coding sequence GTGCCCGTACCACGAGCCTGGCTCCCGATCGTCGCCGCGGCCACCGCCCTGCTGGTCGCCGGCTGCACCACTATCGCGGCCGGCACTGCTATCTCCACAACTGCCCCGCCGACCCACGCCCAGCTCGACCAGATCATGCTGCCGATCAACGAACTCAAGGCGATCGTGGGTGCCCGCAACATGGCATTGACGAGCAGGTCCACGACGCTGGACAACAACTTTTGGTGGGTTCGTGAGCCGAAGTGCGTGGGCGCGCTCTATCCCGCAGAAATGCGCGTCTACCGGTTCACCAACTGGAGGGAAATACGCACCGAGGTGGCCCAGGACGCCGACTCAGACCACCAGCACTGGGTACAGCAGGCGGCGGTGCGGCACGCTTCTGAGGATGACGCCCAGTCCACGCGCCGGATCTTCACAAAGTGGTGGGGGCAATGCGCGGGTTCTGCTGTCTCGATCGGCACGAGCGCTGGCGGCAACACCAGCGACCGCACCTGGAACATCGGCGCCCTCGACACCGAGGGCGACAATGTGATCAGTCAGACTTCCACCCGCGCAGGCACTGATGGATGGACCTGCCAGCACGCCTTGGCTGCGGTGTCCACGGTGGTTCTCGAGTCCAAGGTTTGCGGCTACCAGGTCCGCGATCAAGCGGTAACCATCGTGAACAGGCTGTCCGCCAACGCGAGGTGA
- a CDS encoding methyltransferase domain-containing protein: MAATIQAARRALHAARTLRELAGADPTPEQRAVLEAFPGWGPAAPLFDGMPTGTWAQLADEFEDFDADAMSAAGRIVDTSFYTPPALITHIYELLRSAGFHGGKVLDLGCGTARFLSHAPQRLAIDYTGVEADPVAAGIAAALHPEACIHAAELQTVTLRNDFDVVVGNVPFSESSVYDQASGYHSSLHGYFLSRAIDAVRPGGYVVVITSRHTLDSATGLSGVLRERADLLAAVRLPGGYFAGEGTDVIADVVVLRVRDNREAPGGWRPPNPATVTLAGIIDGRHRRAAVSAYWESHPQHVAGQMTLTGFDRNPLAVLAEDSEMAVAAAFAEVAPTLMPYEKPSRAANAEAAAMILADAQGRKEGSLHLIDGTVRRVVAGALTDVTRPTAELQALIELRDAAMLMVAADADWSRPDSDIEPLRLQCAALYRRYVERFGPLNRGELKVGAVDPKTGIAKLSWKTPRLGGFREDPDSSLVLALEDYDQDSGTATPAAILQRRVNRPPVRASRADNPQQALSITLGEGRGLDLERIAELMSLDGPDAALDALGELVFRDPQAKGQPILARDYLSGNVRVKLRAAEAAADTDPTYERNVASLREIQPKWLGREEIRIELGSPFITAADIEDFCEEVFDARPSVTHIGPLAEWEVDGPERWLSDAAKIAYCTSRRNAFELLQTALRGASPVVYDEVIDPRTRAKRRVRNADETEQAELKAAAIAERFSLWVWENAERETRIVTSYNETMNSRVKRKHDGSYLSFPGLAEGVEPWPWQRDFVDMAISTPGTMAAHEMSLGKGLTIQLLAATLRQFGLANRVACIVPGHLLEQTARTARQAFPAENVLVINRSDLHGAARRRFMARCVTGDFRLIILTHETFSAIPVSVEDETAWYDDQLGDLESYLRGGGSTGKQIARQVRTHKAQLEKLRDRTNDPDILTWDLLGIDYLCVDEVDKFRRLPIACRAEGFSLGASDRAADLHMKVSLLRRADPRRPHVGFFTGSPFTNTLAEAFVWTKYLAPHLLTEVGMEHFDAWAATFIRYEQLVEVSPDGNGFRSKWRPAVIQNAPELLSMLEEFMSMVSVEMAGLPRPAAIRHTVVVEPTEQAREFMDTLIDRAEAIRRRQVRDGRIDNMLVICSQGRAVALDPALVGVGGAATKLDAAAANIADIYHRTRGIQYPDWSTPGAFQLVLCDLGTPKDGDAQSYGRIRAGLIARGVPADTIRFVHEATTPKAREAIFAACRNGSCAILLGSTPKAGIGTNIQHRLHSIHRVDVPWTPAAWEQGNARGLRYGNSFIDTGVGIYSYVSEYSFDARSFDIIERKARSFEVFYRGSAAIEREIDDVGEAVLNFAELKAAASGNTLLLQQHELAVRVRKLRLAQVTTRQNVQRLRNEAEAAEWRAEEFGRRLAVLRPLVANKSAVAGADLKRTAAAVCEPGRFVATRFHRWTDGRATVGFVKTGGFFELHLTYGSRNVWSEVLPWRTRRRGAGEVERWAREVVDGWIRWADAELATLQSTLAEAQHRAVQARAAADAVDLTDPPELVAACRELKAVEAQIREELDESDTPPAAA, translated from the coding sequence ATGGCGGCGACGATCCAGGCCGCGCGCCGCGCTCTGCACGCCGCACGAACGCTGCGGGAGCTTGCCGGCGCAGACCCCACACCCGAACAGCGCGCCGTGCTGGAGGCCTTCCCCGGCTGGGGGCCGGCCGCGCCGCTTTTTGACGGGATGCCCACCGGCACGTGGGCGCAGCTCGCCGACGAGTTCGAAGACTTCGACGCCGACGCGATGTCGGCGGCTGGCCGCATCGTGGATACCTCGTTTTACACACCTCCAGCGTTGATCACCCACATCTATGAGCTGTTGCGTTCAGCCGGGTTCCATGGCGGAAAGGTCCTTGACTTGGGCTGCGGTACCGCACGATTCCTCAGCCATGCACCCCAAAGGCTGGCGATCGACTACACCGGGGTGGAGGCAGATCCTGTGGCGGCGGGTATCGCCGCCGCACTACACCCCGAAGCGTGCATTCATGCCGCCGAGCTGCAAACCGTCACGCTGAGAAACGATTTCGACGTCGTCGTGGGGAATGTGCCGTTCTCCGAATCCAGTGTCTATGACCAGGCGAGCGGCTATCACTCCTCGCTGCATGGGTACTTCCTGTCGCGTGCGATCGATGCGGTGCGTCCCGGCGGGTACGTCGTGGTCATCACCTCCCGCCACACCCTCGACAGCGCCACCGGACTTTCCGGTGTCCTGCGTGAGCGCGCCGACCTGCTTGCCGCGGTGAGGCTGCCCGGCGGCTACTTCGCCGGCGAAGGAACCGATGTGATCGCTGATGTCGTGGTCCTGCGCGTGCGCGACAACCGCGAGGCGCCCGGTGGCTGGCGACCTCCCAACCCGGCCACAGTCACTCTTGCCGGGATCATCGACGGCCGGCACCGGCGCGCCGCGGTGAGTGCCTACTGGGAATCCCACCCCCAGCACGTGGCCGGGCAGATGACACTGACCGGGTTTGATCGCAACCCGTTGGCCGTGCTGGCCGAGGATTCCGAAATGGCGGTCGCCGCCGCGTTCGCTGAGGTGGCCCCCACACTGATGCCCTATGAGAAGCCCTCCCGCGCTGCCAATGCGGAGGCGGCCGCGATGATCCTTGCCGACGCCCAGGGACGCAAGGAAGGATCGCTCCACCTCATTGATGGCACCGTGCGCCGCGTGGTGGCCGGCGCGCTGACCGACGTCACACGCCCCACCGCCGAGTTGCAGGCGCTCATCGAGCTGCGGGACGCGGCGATGCTGATGGTGGCGGCCGATGCTGACTGGTCCCGGCCCGACAGTGACATCGAGCCGCTGCGACTGCAGTGCGCTGCGCTGTACAGGCGCTACGTCGAACGATTCGGGCCCCTCAACCGTGGTGAGCTGAAAGTGGGTGCGGTTGACCCCAAAACCGGGATCGCCAAACTGAGCTGGAAAACCCCGCGGCTGGGTGGCTTTCGTGAAGATCCGGACTCCTCGCTGGTGCTGGCCCTGGAGGATTACGACCAAGACAGCGGAACGGCCACACCGGCTGCGATCCTGCAGCGAAGGGTCAACCGGCCGCCGGTGCGGGCCAGCCGCGCCGACAACCCCCAGCAAGCACTATCGATCACTCTTGGCGAGGGACGAGGGCTGGACCTGGAGCGCATCGCCGAGCTGATGTCACTGGATGGTCCCGATGCCGCGCTGGACGCTCTCGGTGAACTGGTATTCCGCGATCCGCAGGCCAAGGGACAACCGATCCTCGCTCGGGACTACTTGTCAGGAAATGTCCGGGTGAAACTGCGCGCCGCCGAAGCGGCCGCCGACACAGATCCGACGTATGAGCGCAACGTGGCCTCGCTGCGCGAAATCCAGCCCAAATGGTTGGGCCGCGAAGAGATCCGGATCGAGCTGGGTTCACCGTTTATCACCGCGGCCGACATCGAGGACTTCTGCGAAGAAGTCTTCGACGCGCGACCGAGCGTGACACACATCGGCCCCCTGGCCGAATGGGAGGTCGACGGACCCGAGCGGTGGCTGTCCGACGCCGCCAAGATCGCCTACTGCACGTCGCGGCGCAACGCCTTCGAACTGCTGCAGACGGCGTTGCGCGGCGCCAGCCCCGTCGTGTACGACGAGGTCATTGACCCGCGCACCCGGGCTAAACGGCGGGTTCGCAACGCCGACGAGACCGAGCAGGCCGAACTGAAAGCCGCGGCGATCGCCGAACGGTTCTCGCTGTGGGTGTGGGAGAACGCCGAGCGTGAAACGCGGATTGTCACCTCCTACAACGAGACGATGAACTCGCGGGTGAAACGCAAGCACGATGGGTCCTACCTGAGCTTCCCGGGACTGGCTGAGGGCGTCGAACCGTGGCCATGGCAGCGCGATTTCGTCGACATGGCCATCTCTACCCCGGGCACCATGGCAGCTCACGAGATGAGCTTGGGCAAAGGCCTGACCATCCAGCTGCTGGCGGCAACGCTGCGTCAGTTCGGGTTGGCCAACCGCGTGGCCTGCATTGTGCCCGGGCACCTGCTGGAGCAGACCGCACGTACCGCACGGCAGGCATTTCCCGCCGAAAACGTACTGGTGATCAATCGCAGCGACCTACACGGCGCGGCTCGACGACGCTTCATGGCCCGATGCGTCACCGGAGACTTCAGGCTGATCATCCTCACACACGAAACGTTCTCAGCGATTCCTGTCTCAGTGGAAGACGAGACCGCCTGGTATGACGACCAACTGGGCGACCTCGAGTCCTACCTGCGAGGTGGCGGAAGTACCGGCAAGCAGATAGCTCGTCAGGTCCGGACACACAAAGCTCAACTCGAGAAGCTGCGGGACCGCACCAACGATCCCGACATTCTCACGTGGGATCTTCTGGGTATCGACTACCTGTGCGTTGACGAGGTCGACAAGTTCCGGCGGCTGCCGATCGCCTGCCGCGCCGAGGGGTTCAGCCTTGGCGCTTCCGATCGAGCGGCCGATCTGCACATGAAGGTCTCACTGCTGCGTCGCGCCGATCCTCGCCGCCCGCACGTGGGCTTCTTCACCGGATCACCGTTCACCAACACCCTCGCCGAAGCATTTGTCTGGACCAAATACCTGGCCCCCCACCTGCTTACGGAGGTAGGCATGGAGCACTTCGACGCCTGGGCGGCAACATTCATCCGCTACGAACAACTCGTTGAAGTCAGCCCCGACGGCAACGGATTCCGCAGCAAGTGGCGGCCAGCGGTCATTCAGAACGCTCCCGAGCTGCTGTCGATGCTCGAAGAGTTCATGTCCATGGTGAGCGTCGAAATGGCGGGACTTCCGCGACCAGCGGCCATTCGTCACACCGTGGTTGTCGAGCCCACCGAACAGGCCCGCGAATTCATGGACACCCTCATCGACCGCGCCGAGGCCATCCGGCGCCGGCAGGTCCGCGACGGCCGGATCGACAACATGCTGGTGATCTGCAGTCAGGGGCGAGCGGTGGCCTTGGACCCCGCCCTCGTGGGAGTCGGCGGGGCAGCCACAAAATTGGACGCCGCAGCTGCCAACATCGCCGATATCTATCACCGCACCCGAGGCATCCAGTATCCCGACTGGTCAACCCCAGGAGCGTTTCAACTGGTCCTGTGTGACCTGGGAACCCCGAAAGACGGCGATGCGCAAAGCTACGGGCGGATCCGGGCAGGCCTGATCGCCCGCGGTGTACCCGCCGACACCATCCGATTCGTTCACGAAGCCACGACACCCAAAGCGCGTGAGGCTATCTTTGCCGCCTGCCGCAACGGATCCTGCGCAATCTTGCTAGGAAGTACTCCGAAAGCGGGGATTGGCACCAACATTCAGCACCGGCTCCATTCGATCCACAGGGTGGACGTTCCTTGGACGCCTGCGGCATGGGAGCAGGGCAACGCGCGCGGCCTGCGCTACGGCAACAGTTTCATAGACACCGGTGTCGGGATTTACTCGTATGTCAGCGAGTACTCGTTCGACGCGCGCAGCTTCGACATTATCGAACGCAAAGCCCGCTCATTCGAGGTGTTCTACCGGGGATCTGCCGCCATCGAACGCGAGATCGACGATGTAGGCGAGGCCGTCCTGAACTTCGCGGAGCTCAAGGCCGCTGCATCCGGAAACACGTTGTTGCTCCAACAGCACGAATTGGCCGTCCGCGTCCGCAAGCTGCGCCTGGCGCAGGTCACCACGCGCCAGAACGTGCAGCGGCTGCGCAATGAGGCCGAAGCCGCCGAGTGGCGGGCCGAGGAGTTCGGCCGGCGGCTTGCGGTGCTGCGCCCGTTGGTCGCGAACAAGTCAGCAGTGGCCGGCGCGGACCTCAAACGCACCGCTGCCGCGGTATGCGAACCGGGGCGGTTTGTCGCCACCCGGTTCCATCGGTGGACCGATGGGCGCGCCACCGTCGGTTTCGTCAAGACTGGCGGGTTCTTTGAGCTGCACTTGACGTACGGATCACGCAACGTGTGGAGTGAGGTGCTTCCCTGGCGGACTCGGCGCCGCGGAGCCGGCGAGGTTGAGCGATGGGCTCGCGAGGTTGTCGACGGCTGGATCCGCTGGGCAGACGCCGAGCTGGCCACACTGCAGTCCACACTGGCCGAGGCGCAACACCGCGCGGTGCAAGCCCGCGCGGCCGCTGACGCCGTAGATCTGACGGACCCGCCCGAGCTTGTCGCCGCCTGCCGCGAACTCAAAGCGGTGGAGGCCCAGATCCGCGAGGAACTCGACGAGTCGGACACCCCGCCTGCCGCCGCCTAG
- a CDS encoding DUF4304 domain-containing protein produces the protein MSNGHLSPAAQMRRTLDQLLSQQVRPVLKQRGFTKSGRRFLRQRGPLYDLIDVQGSKWNAVTPHHGFFVNIGVGSTEIDAVYRNPGNPNRPEYVLYTRWETLLPGMPRETTFDQSTDMVFFAELFIGALRRLLDVIDPIDASPGLAQWAVQRNLLNRMEKVCAYLAATDDIDSLARYVSRIRQRLADDRRWPTVNRTILDVIGPVGPAFVEQGLLDPPTP, from the coding sequence GTGAGTAACGGCCACCTCTCCCCCGCGGCACAAATGCGCCGCACCCTTGATCAGCTTCTGTCCCAACAGGTCCGGCCAGTTCTCAAGCAGCGGGGCTTCACCAAATCAGGGCGCCGGTTTCTACGACAGCGCGGGCCGCTCTATGACCTCATCGACGTGCAAGGCAGCAAGTGGAACGCTGTCACTCCCCACCACGGCTTCTTCGTCAATATCGGGGTCGGCTCAACCGAGATCGATGCCGTATACCGCAACCCCGGCAATCCCAATCGGCCCGAGTACGTTCTGTACACGCGGTGGGAGACACTCCTGCCGGGTATGCCCCGAGAAACCACATTCGACCAAAGCACCGACATGGTGTTCTTCGCAGAGCTGTTTATCGGCGCACTGCGCCGGCTCCTGGACGTTATCGACCCCATCGATGCCAGCCCCGGCCTGGCACAGTGGGCAGTGCAGCGCAACCTGTTGAACCGCATGGAAAAAGTTTGTGCCTACCTGGCTGCCACCGACGACATCGACAGCCTTGCCCGCTACGTCTCCAGAATCCGACAGCGCCTCGCCGACGATCGCCGCTGGCCAACTGTGAACCGCACCATTCTCGACGTAATCGGCCCCGTAGGCCCGGCATTCGTCGAACAGGGCCTGCTCGATCCCCCGACACCCTAG
- a CDS encoding DUF732 domain-containing protein, which yields MRKIWVAVAAASLAAVLAPAPARAASDDETFLTALGAWGVHYTSADNAVSQGRRMCAESRTGATWDRLVDEVAADPAFTQERMYAEAFVRNALGIYCPAELWSTDW from the coding sequence GTGAGAAAGATCTGGGTGGCAGTGGCTGCGGCAAGCCTGGCTGCTGTGTTGGCGCCGGCGCCGGCGCGTGCCGCTAGCGACGATGAGACGTTCCTGACAGCGCTTGGCGCGTGGGGTGTGCACTACACGTCTGCAGATAATGCCGTCAGCCAGGGGCGCCGTATGTGCGCCGAGAGCAGGACGGGCGCGACATGGGATCGTCTCGTCGACGAGGTTGCCGCCGACCCAGCCTTCACCCAGGAACGCATGTACGCAGAGGCCTTCGTGCGCAATGCCCTCGGGATCTACTGCCCGGCTGAACTGTGGAGTACTGACTGGTGA